In Flavivirga abyssicola, the following are encoded in one genomic region:
- a CDS encoding PadR family transcriptional regulator has product MKIENTKAQMRKGVLEFCILSVLKDDDAYVAEILGTLKDAKLLVVEGTIYPLLTRLKNAGLLNYRWEESTSGPPRKYYGLTETGKLFLKELNTTWSELQNAVNIVTSQKTTKK; this is encoded by the coding sequence ATGAAGATAGAAAACACAAAAGCACAAATGCGTAAAGGGGTGTTAGAATTTTGCATACTTTCTGTCTTAAAAGACGACGATGCCTATGTAGCAGAAATTTTAGGGACTCTTAAAGATGCTAAGTTGCTTGTAGTAGAAGGGACAATTTACCCTTTACTAACCCGACTTAAAAATGCAGGACTTTTAAACTACAGATGGGAAGAGTCGACCTCTGGACCGCCAAGGAAGTATTATGGATTAACCGAAACCGGAAAACTGTTTCTTAAAGAATTAAACACGACTTGGAGTGAATTACAAAACGCAGTAAACATAGTAACAAGCCAAAAAACAACAAAAAAATGA
- a CDS encoding DUF4870 domain-containing protein — MLDNHQKNIATFIHLSTFCRFIIPFGNFIGPIVLWVTNKEKSEFVDEHGKQAINFQISILLYALILGTLTIPFFIFKIFNGIDFIDFHGFHDFHINIGKPSPLLYIGGGLGVLAILGFILELVFIINASLKARDGELYKYPLTINFLK; from the coding sequence ATGCTAGATAATCACCAAAAAAACATCGCTACTTTTATTCATTTATCAACCTTTTGCAGGTTTATAATTCCTTTTGGAAATTTTATTGGCCCTATTGTTCTTTGGGTTACAAATAAAGAAAAATCAGAATTTGTAGATGAACACGGTAAACAAGCTATTAATTTTCAAATTAGCATTTTATTATATGCTCTTATCTTAGGAACTTTAACGATTCCATTTTTTATTTTTAAAATATTTAATGGTATTGACTTTATAGATTTTCATGGATTTCACGATTTCCATATTAATATAGGTAAGCCTTCTCCTTTACTTTATATTGGTGGAGGTTTAGGAGTTTTAGCTATTTTAGGTTTTATACTGGAGCTTGTTTTCATAATTAATGCAAGCTTAAAAGCTAGAGATGGCGAACTTTATAAGTATCCATTAACCATCAACTTTTTAAAATAA
- a CDS encoding DUF4442 domain-containing protein, protein MSITPRKLDTFIIFKLPAAYFCGVRTKHIDDTKCIVTVRYKWINQNPFKSMFWAVQGMAAEFSTGALVISKIKESGKRISMLVTSNNATFSKKAKGRITFTCNDGNLIDDTLKKAIETGEGQTIWVKSIGVNEDGVEVSTFNFEWSIKVKD, encoded by the coding sequence ATGAGTATAACACCCAGAAAACTAGATACTTTCATAATTTTTAAATTACCTGCAGCATATTTCTGCGGGGTTAGAACAAAACATATTGACGACACAAAATGTATTGTAACAGTAAGGTACAAATGGATAAATCAGAATCCATTTAAGTCAATGTTTTGGGCAGTACAAGGTATGGCAGCAGAGTTTTCGACTGGGGCTTTAGTCATTTCTAAAATTAAAGAATCTGGTAAACGCATTTCCATGTTGGTAACATCTAATAACGCCACTTTTTCAAAAAAAGCAAAAGGAAGAATAACATTTACTTGTAACGATGGTAACCTTATAGACGATACTCTTAAAAAAGCAATAGAAACAGGAGAAGGGCAAACTATTTGGGTAAAATCTATTGGTGTAAATGAAGACGGTGTTGAAGTTTCCACTTTTAATTTTGAGTGGAGTATAAAGGTGAAGGATTAG
- a CDS encoding TIGR00266 family protein: MTAHEIDYRIYGEEMQYVEIELDPEEGVVAEAGSFMMMDDGIKMETIFGDGSQKDSGFLGKILGAGKRILTGESLFMTAFYNTLVGKRNVSFASPYPGKILPIDLTEFGGKFICQKDAFLCAAKGVSVGIEFSKKLGRGLFGGEGFIMQKLEGDGMAFVHAGGTMAKKELQAGETLKVDTGCIVGFTQGVDYDIEFVGGIKNTIFGGEGLFFAKLQGPGTVYIQSLPFSRLAGRVLASAPRGGGKNKGEGSILGGIGDLLDGDNSF; the protein is encoded by the coding sequence ATGACAGCACACGAAATTGATTACAGAATATATGGGGAAGAGATGCAGTATGTAGAAATTGAACTTGACCCAGAAGAAGGAGTCGTTGCCGAGGCAGGCAGTTTTATGATGATGGATGATGGTATAAAAATGGAAACTATCTTTGGTGATGGTTCTCAAAAAGATTCAGGGTTTTTAGGCAAAATATTAGGGGCAGGAAAACGTATTCTTACGGGTGAGAGCTTATTTATGACCGCTTTTTATAATACTTTAGTAGGTAAACGAAATGTATCTTTTGCTTCACCGTATCCAGGAAAAATTTTACCAATAGATTTAACAGAATTTGGAGGGAAATTTATTTGTCAAAAAGATGCCTTTTTATGTGCAGCTAAGGGCGTAAGTGTAGGTATTGAATTTTCGAAAAAACTAGGAAGAGGTTTGTTTGGTGGCGAGGGTTTTATTATGCAAAAACTAGAGGGCGATGGTATGGCATTTGTTCATGCTGGAGGTACTATGGCTAAAAAAGAATTGCAAGCAGGAGAAACATTAAAGGTTGATACGGGTTGTATTGTTGGTTTTACACAAGGTGTAGATTACGATATAGAATTTGTTGGAGGTATTAAAAACACCATTTTTGGAGGTGAAGGACTATTTTTTGCAAAATTACAGGGACCAGGCACTGTTTATATCCAATCATTACCATTTAGTAGGTTGGCTGGGCGTGTTTTAGCGTCTGCTCCAAGGGGTGGAGGTAAAAACAAAGGCGAAGGTAGTATTTTAGGAGGTATAGGTGATTTATTAGATGGCGATAATAGTTTTTAA
- a CDS encoding amidohydrolase family protein, translating to MKKEVTLFLIFLCLIACKTKTHYDLAIQNVNVFESQNKTVSKNKTILIKSDSIVAIVSADDKIFAKEIIDGKGRLITSGFVDTHIHFRQMLDLANRNAPKKLDQTYRKKITKKILRYGTTTVLDMGQYESWMPTTLDWQKNPTSAYPNYYITGAAMISKEKKNPAPHHTIVQDPYKKIQEYDSLGATSIKLYSHLNIEDMKILVKEASKKGMKIFAHTDRNKVTIQEAMEVSVRNFEHFFTVVPSVLNLKTDGALMEKRFNLKPYDHIDDFAASMTFFFAYIKENAELDKKLLSLFDIMAKNEATISTTIHVLGAAAGKTSFFSSFNHFPIRNKPSYPDYTEAHKKELKKAFDIMMQYLKIAHDKGVSIRIGTDNREAGKSMASELVLLQEAGFSTKDILQIATWNGAKAMGIENEIGSVRVGMKADLIIFEKSPLDDPEHFLSKKTIIKGGEKYISETDQVVAALEIINNKDSQQMLKYINNNSKKFEAYELLEIGYHLFHIGEIEVGKSVLNQLQIVYPNFKEIYYEDAINRIAYELAENGMIEKSISTFKWNTEKFPNSSEAFENLASLYEYIEKKELAIKNYEKSLELNPDNKNVQDMLLRLRK from the coding sequence ATGAAAAAAGAAGTAACATTATTTCTAATATTTCTTTGTCTAATCGCTTGTAAAACAAAGACACATTATGATTTAGCAATTCAGAATGTAAACGTTTTTGAAAGCCAAAATAAAACCGTTTCAAAGAACAAAACCATCCTAATTAAAAGTGATTCTATTGTGGCAATTGTTAGTGCGGATGATAAAATATTTGCAAAAGAAATAATTGATGGAAAAGGAAGGTTAATAACCTCTGGTTTTGTTGATACGCACATTCATTTTCGACAAATGCTAGATCTTGCCAATAGAAACGCGCCAAAAAAGTTAGATCAAACTTATCGAAAAAAAATAACAAAAAAAATCTTAAGATATGGGACTACCACAGTTTTAGATATGGGGCAATATGAATCATGGATGCCCACTACTCTTGACTGGCAAAAAAATCCAACTTCAGCTTATCCCAATTATTACATTACAGGTGCAGCAATGATTTCCAAAGAAAAAAAGAACCCTGCACCGCATCACACAATTGTACAAGACCCCTATAAAAAAATACAAGAATATGATAGTTTGGGAGCTACATCTATAAAACTGTATTCTCACCTAAACATAGAGGATATGAAGATTTTGGTAAAAGAAGCCTCAAAAAAGGGAATGAAAATATTTGCGCATACGGATAGGAATAAGGTAACAATACAAGAAGCAATGGAAGTTAGTGTTCGAAACTTTGAGCATTTTTTTACTGTAGTGCCTAGTGTTTTGAATTTAAAAACAGATGGAGCACTAATGGAAAAGAGATTTAACTTAAAACCATATGATCATATAGATGATTTTGCGGCTTCTATGACTTTCTTTTTTGCTTATATTAAAGAAAATGCAGAGCTGGATAAAAAGCTTTTATCTCTTTTTGACATAATGGCAAAAAATGAGGCAACTATTAGCACGACTATACATGTATTAGGAGCCGCCGCAGGAAAAACATCTTTCTTTTCTTCATTCAATCATTTTCCTATAAGAAATAAACCATCCTATCCTGATTATACAGAAGCGCACAAAAAGGAATTGAAAAAAGCATTTGATATTATGATGCAATATTTAAAAATTGCACATGACAAAGGTGTATCTATAAGAATAGGAACGGATAACCGAGAAGCTGGAAAATCTATGGCATCAGAACTTGTATTACTTCAAGAGGCAGGTTTCTCAACAAAAGATATTCTCCAAATTGCAACTTGGAATGGTGCAAAAGCTATGGGAATAGAAAATGAAATTGGCTCAGTAAGAGTAGGAATGAAAGCCGATTTAATCATTTTTGAAAAATCGCCATTGGATGATCCTGAACATTTCCTATCTAAAAAAACAATTATAAAAGGAGGCGAAAAATATATTTCAGAAACGGATCAAGTGGTAGCTGCTTTGGAAATAATCAACAATAAGGATTCTCAACAAATGCTTAAATATATTAATAACAATTCGAAGAAATTTGAAGCTTATGAGTTATTAGAAATAGGATATCATTTATTTCATATTGGGGAAATTGAAGTAGGTAAGTCAGTCTTAAACCAACTTCAAATAGTCTATCCCAATTTTAAAGAAATCTATTATGAAGATGCTATCAATAGAATTGCCTACGAATTAGCTGAAAATGGTATGATTGAAAAATCCATAAGTACTTTTAAATGGAACACAGAAAAATTCCCAAATTCATCAGAAGCTTTTGAAAATTTAGCAAGCTTATACGAATATATTGAGAAAAAAGAATTAGCAATTAAAAACTATGAAAAATCACTTGAGTTAAATCCTGATAACAAAAATGTTCAAGACATGCTATTAAGATTAAGGAAATAA
- a CDS encoding HAD family hydrolase — protein sequence MKLIIFDIDGTILDSVNADDWCFIQTFKDLFQIDLEHVNWNDFKNVTDQGITEEIFERWLKRMPEKQEVETIKKHYKNLLKEKANEFKEIDNALSFIELLADSDDFEIGFATGGWQETARLKCSSVGFNLNNFIFKSSSHHYNRAKIIELVIKEAMDKNKHVQYESILYFGDGLWDLKATKELGIDFIGVDFNENNKLRNAGVKKVIKNYVEPDKVMNLIQESTPVN from the coding sequence ATGAAGTTGATAATATTCGATATTGATGGAACCATTTTAGATTCTGTAAATGCAGACGATTGGTGTTTTATACAAACGTTTAAAGATCTGTTTCAAATAGACTTAGAGCATGTAAACTGGAACGATTTTAAGAATGTTACAGACCAAGGTATTACCGAAGAAATCTTTGAACGGTGGTTAAAAAGGATGCCTGAAAAACAAGAAGTAGAAACTATAAAAAAGCATTATAAAAACCTGTTAAAGGAAAAAGCTAATGAATTTAAAGAAATCGATAACGCCTTATCTTTTATAGAATTACTTGCAGATAGTGATGATTTCGAAATAGGTTTTGCTACGGGGGGATGGCAAGAAACGGCCAGGTTAAAATGTAGTTCGGTAGGGTTTAATTTAAATAATTTTATTTTTAAATCGTCCAGCCATCATTATAACCGAGCTAAAATTATTGAACTGGTCATAAAAGAAGCAATGGATAAAAATAAGCATGTGCAATACGAATCCATTCTATATTTTGGTGATGGGCTTTGGGATTTAAAAGCAACTAAAGAGCTTGGAATTGATTTTATTGGGGTAGATTTTAATGAAAATAACAAATTACGTAATGCCGGGGTTAAAAAAGTCATCAAGAATTACGTAGAGCCAGATAAAGTAATGAATTTAATTCAAGAAAGTACACCGGTTAATTAG
- a CDS encoding YdeI/OmpD-associated family protein, which translates to MKKIYSVEEYIEEHPHFSEALTLLRDIINTTECVETIKWSAPVYTINNKNVLGLGAFKNHFGIWFFNGVFLKDEHNLLVNAQESKTKALRQMRFKSISEIDKHIILAYVKEAIENQKLGKEIKPDRSKKTIVVPKELKDLFTKNKALKNSFDTLSPYKQREYCDYIDSAKREATKQTRLEKITPMILQNVGLNDKYKNC; encoded by the coding sequence ATGAAAAAAATCTATTCCGTTGAAGAATATATTGAAGAACATCCTCATTTTAGTGAAGCATTAACCCTATTAAGAGATATCATTAACACTACGGAGTGTGTTGAAACCATAAAATGGAGTGCGCCTGTATATACTATAAATAATAAGAATGTTTTAGGTTTGGGTGCTTTTAAAAATCATTTTGGTATTTGGTTTTTTAATGGGGTATTTCTAAAAGATGAGCATAATTTGCTTGTAAATGCGCAAGAAAGTAAAACGAAAGCGTTAAGACAAATGCGTTTTAAATCTATTTCGGAAATTGACAAACATATTATTTTGGCTTATGTTAAAGAGGCTATTGAAAATCAAAAATTAGGTAAAGAAATAAAACCAGATCGCAGTAAAAAAACAATAGTTGTTCCTAAAGAATTAAAAGATTTATTTACAAAAAATAAGGCTTTAAAAAATAGCTTTGACACTTTGTCTCCCTATAAACAAAGAGAATATTGTGACTATATTGATAGTGCAAAGCGGGAAGCTACTAAACAAACCCGTTTAGAAAAAATAACTCCTATGATTTTACAAAACGTAGGTTTAAACGATAAGTATAAAAACTGTTAG
- a CDS encoding YceI family protein: MKRIIALLVLISIGTTSCKQEKKETKTDTPAQVEATEKFVIKPEATSVKWTAYKTTEKKGVGGEFSVLKFENKAGATPQEALNNLKFSIPVSSLFTKDESRDAKLKEFFFGAMLDTEFLKGTIKYVNDACVASITMNGVTNDLPLEVQITDARRVSMTGTMNLKDWNALGALESINKACFDLHKGPDGVSKTWEDVAIEVNTFLREN, encoded by the coding sequence ATGAAAAGAATAATCGCTTTATTAGTCCTTATTTCTATAGGAACAACGTCTTGCAAACAAGAAAAAAAAGAAACTAAGACCGATACTCCTGCCCAAGTAGAAGCAACAGAAAAATTTGTAATTAAACCTGAAGCAACATCGGTAAAATGGACCGCTTACAAAACCACTGAAAAAAAAGGTGTTGGTGGTGAGTTTTCTGTTTTAAAGTTTGAAAATAAAGCAGGTGCTACGCCTCAAGAAGCTTTAAATAATTTAAAGTTTTCAATTCCGGTGAGTAGCCTATTTACGAAAGATGAAAGCCGTGACGCAAAATTAAAAGAGTTTTTCTTCGGCGCTATGTTAGATACTGAGTTTTTAAAAGGGACTATTAAATATGTTAATGATGCATGTGTTGCTTCCATTACAATGAATGGTGTCACTAACGATTTACCATTAGAGGTTCAAATAACAGATGCCAGACGGGTAAGTATGACTGGTACTATGAATCTTAAAGATTGGAATGCTTTGGGTGCCTTGGAATCAATTAACAAGGCTTGTTTTGATTTACATAAGGGACCAGATGGTGTTAGTAAAACTTGGGAAGATGTAGCTATTGAGGTAAATACCTTTCTTCGTGAAAATTAG
- the hemN gene encoding oxygen-independent coproporphyrinogen III oxidase, which produces MLNSLVNKYNIAGPRYTSYPTVPYWNNETFSLKKWKASLIESFKESNSEEGISLYIHLPYCESLCTFCGCNKRITKQHSVESPYIKAVLKEWDLYLELFDEKPIIKELHLGGGTPTFFSPENLQRLINGIIRRSILANDYEFSFEGHPNNTTREHLQALYDVGFRRVSYGVQDYNETVQKAIHRIQPFENVKRATDMARDIGYTSIGHDIIFGLPFQTLDHVKETILKTKTLLPDRLAFYSYAHVPWIKGNGQRGFNDSDLPAAELKRRQYELGKQLLSEVGYNEIGMDHFALTTDSLYKSMTNGDLHRNFMGYTASKTQAMIGLGVSSISDSWYGFAQNVKGIETYYDLLKDNILPVYRGHILSEEDLIIRKHILNLMCRFKTSWTQDNLYFYELPEVIIRLKEMETDGLLNVSPNTIEVTKKGQPFVRNICMAFDLLLQRKQPNTQLFSMTV; this is translated from the coding sequence ATGTTAAATTCATTAGTAAATAAGTATAATATTGCTGGGCCTCGCTATACGAGTTATCCAACTGTTCCTTACTGGAATAATGAGACGTTTTCTTTAAAAAAATGGAAGGCTTCTTTAATAGAATCCTTTAAAGAAAGTAATTCAGAGGAAGGCATAAGTCTTTATATTCATTTACCATACTGCGAGAGCTTGTGCACGTTTTGTGGCTGTAATAAGCGTATTACAAAACAACATAGTGTAGAATCTCCTTATATAAAAGCTGTTCTAAAAGAATGGGATTTATATTTAGAGTTATTCGATGAAAAACCAATAATTAAAGAATTGCATTTGGGAGGAGGTACACCAACCTTTTTTAGTCCCGAAAATTTACAGCGATTAATTAATGGAATTATAAGACGGTCTATACTCGCAAATGATTATGAATTTAGTTTTGAAGGACATCCAAATAATACGACTCGAGAACATTTACAGGCCCTTTATGATGTTGGATTTAGGCGTGTAAGTTATGGCGTGCAGGATTATAATGAAACGGTGCAGAAAGCGATACACAGAATTCAACCTTTTGAAAATGTAAAACGCGCTACGGATATGGCCAGAGATATTGGTTATACCTCAATAGGACATGATATTATTTTTGGGTTACCGTTTCAAACATTAGACCATGTAAAAGAAACCATTTTAAAAACCAAAACATTATTACCAGATAGGTTGGCATTTTATAGTTATGCGCATGTGCCATGGATTAAAGGCAATGGGCAACGAGGATTTAACGATTCCGATTTACCTGCTGCTGAATTAAAAAGACGGCAATACGAATTAGGTAAACAATTGCTTTCCGAAGTTGGTTATAATGAAATTGGCATGGATCATTTTGCCTTAACTACAGATTCACTATACAAATCTATGACAAATGGTGATTTGCATAGAAATTTTATGGGGTATACAGCTTCAAAAACTCAAGCTATGATTGGGTTGGGCGTATCGTCAATTAGTGATAGTTGGTATGGGTTTGCTCAAAATGTTAAAGGTATAGAAACGTATTATGATTTATTAAAAGATAATATTTTACCGGTATATAGAGGGCATATCCTTAGTGAAGAAGATCTAATTATAAGGAAGCATATTCTTAATTTAATGTGTCGTTTTAAAACGTCGTGGACTCAAGATAACCTTTATTTTTATGAACTGCCAGAAGTTATTATTCGGTTAAAAGAAATGGAAACAGACGGATTACTCAATGTGAGTCCAAATACTATTGAGGTAACTAAAAAGGGACAGCCATTTGTTAGAAATATTTGTATGGCTTTCGATTTATTACTGCAAAGAAAACAACCAAATACTCAATTGTTTTCAATGACAGTTTAA
- a CDS encoding universal stress protein, which yields MKKIIVPIDFSEHSEYALNTAAKLAKKNHAELLALHMLEMSEVMLTAGGEEPQKVIYFLKLAEQRFEDFLKKDYLKDIKVTPIVKHFKVFSEVNEIAKKYDADLIVMGSHGASGVKEFFIGSNTERVVRNADIPVLVVKDHVPQVNFEIVAYACDFSEDSIEAYLNAVKIFEKIGSKMYLVYVNLPNDKFRNSLEIEKLAVNFFTKAEGNLNRMEDVYYTSDYTVEDGILSSSIKIGADLIAIPTHGRKGLSHFFQGSVGEDVANHSTLPVITFKI from the coding sequence ATGAAGAAGATTATCGTTCCAATAGATTTTTCTGAACACTCAGAATATGCTTTAAATACTGCAGCAAAACTAGCTAAAAAGAATCATGCTGAATTATTGGCATTGCATATGTTAGAAATGTCTGAAGTCATGCTTACGGCTGGAGGAGAAGAACCTCAAAAGGTAATTTATTTTTTAAAATTGGCAGAACAAAGGTTTGAAGATTTTCTTAAGAAAGATTACCTAAAAGATATTAAAGTAACACCAATTGTTAAGCATTTTAAAGTGTTTAGCGAAGTTAATGAAATTGCGAAAAAATATGATGCCGATCTTATTGTAATGGGATCTCATGGAGCTAGTGGTGTTAAGGAATTTTTTATAGGCTCTAATACAGAACGTGTGGTTAGAAATGCAGATATTCCGGTATTAGTGGTAAAAGATCATGTGCCTCAAGTTAATTTTGAAATCGTTGCTTATGCATGTGATTTTTCAGAAGATTCTATAGAAGCTTATTTGAATGCAGTTAAAATATTTGAAAAAATAGGCTCTAAGATGTATTTGGTTTATGTCAATTTACCAAATGATAAATTTAGAAACTCTTTAGAAATTGAAAAACTTGCTGTTAATTTCTTTACTAAAGCGGAAGGGAATTTAAATAGAATGGAGGATGTTTATTATACTTCAGATTATACGGTTGAGGACGGTATTTTAAGTTCTTCAATTAAAATAGGAGCAGACCTGATTGCCATCCCGACACATGGAAGAAAAGGCTTATCGCATTTTTTCCAGGGTAGTGTAGGGGAAGATGTTGCTAATCATTCAACATTACCGGTCATCACATTTAAAATTTAA
- a CDS encoding cyclase family protein: protein MKTSTFYLLLLLTLTACNSKPNSTEEPANASQQLEPIQKTIIDLSHSYSDKTIYWVTSQEFKLDTVSKGQTDKGYFYSANNFCTAEHGGTHIDAPIHFVKDGQTVEEIPLENLIGNAVKIDVYSKAINNPDYLVSIEDLKAWEISQGTKIPDGSIVLLQTGFSKYYPDKIKYLGTDKRGKDAVKLLHFPGLSPEAAEWLVKNRNVKSIGIDTPSIDYGQSEYFKSHIILLKESIPVFENLTNLDKLPLSGFEIIALPMKIEGGTGAPLRIIAMVADNKK from the coding sequence ATGAAAACATCCACTTTTTACTTATTATTACTTTTAACCTTAACGGCCTGTAATAGCAAACCCAATTCTACGGAGGAACCTGCTAATGCATCACAGCAATTAGAGCCCATTCAAAAAACGATCATAGATCTATCGCATTCCTATTCTGATAAAACCATTTATTGGGTTACTTCACAGGAATTTAAATTAGATACTGTTTCTAAGGGACAAACAGACAAAGGTTACTTTTATTCCGCCAATAATTTTTGTACTGCAGAACATGGTGGCACACATATAGATGCGCCAATTCATTTTGTAAAAGACGGACAAACAGTAGAAGAAATCCCTCTTGAAAATTTAATTGGAAATGCTGTTAAGATTGATGTGTATTCAAAAGCCATCAACAACCCAGACTATTTGGTAAGCATAGAAGATCTTAAGGCTTGGGAAATAAGTCAGGGAACAAAAATTCCTGATGGAAGTATTGTTTTATTACAAACTGGCTTCTCAAAATATTATCCAGATAAAATTAAATATTTAGGAACAGATAAACGAGGTAAAGACGCTGTAAAGCTATTACATTTCCCTGGGCTTTCACCAGAAGCTGCTGAATGGTTAGTTAAAAATCGTAATGTTAAATCTATAGGTATTGATACCCCTAGTATTGATTATGGTCAATCGGAATACTTCAAAAGTCATATTATACTTCTTAAAGAAAGCATTCCTGTTTTTGAAAACCTCACTAACCTAGACAAATTACCTTTAAGTGGGTTTGAAATAATTGCCTTGCCTATGAAAATTGAAGGAGGCACTGGTGCGCCTTTAAGAATAATAGCTATGGTAGCTGACAACAAAAAGTGA
- a CDS encoding DUF5700 domain-containing putative Zn-dependent protease, which translates to MRVVLFYLMITCVIFGCDKKEKIKVSNIKNEDGRIIKVKIGIDSNKISSEWKVALLKRKSTSELDSISKIIKPITKEEQDWLKLIESKTKRWNAFRDSLKVPFQNIKLQDTIFILIGYHGGDDAFTFQNKTICLDVNALYNSYGSAKDTVNDNRIDRFFAHEFTHLLHKQWAKKNKLEINTFKDRIFWECITEGFGMYRSMSPKWFPIKDSLSETSKNTFKILYPIFTERIIEVSTKSNFTSEEENRLHTNLSRGSMKQKWGALPVAVWLALEAKGNDENLIKWVNKGPDALIPLAEKYLIDESKIAFDKFLNNH; encoded by the coding sequence ATGAGAGTAGTTTTATTTTATTTAATGATAACATGCGTAATATTTGGATGCGATAAAAAAGAAAAAATAAAAGTTTCAAATATTAAAAATGAAGATGGTCGAATAATTAAGGTGAAAATTGGAATTGATTCCAATAAAATTTCAAGTGAATGGAAAGTTGCCTTGTTAAAAAGAAAAAGTACCTCTGAACTTGATTCCATATCCAAAATCATCAAACCTATTACCAAAGAAGAACAAGACTGGTTAAAACTCATTGAATCTAAAACAAAAAGATGGAATGCATTTAGGGATTCACTAAAAGTTCCCTTTCAAAATATAAAACTTCAGGATACTATTTTTATACTTATAGGTTATCATGGTGGAGATGATGCTTTTACCTTTCAAAATAAAACCATTTGCCTAGATGTAAATGCCTTATATAACTCCTATGGTTCTGCTAAAGATACAGTAAATGATAATCGCATTGATCGCTTCTTTGCACACGAATTCACTCATTTACTTCATAAGCAATGGGCAAAAAAAAACAAATTAGAAATCAACACCTTTAAAGATCGTATTTTTTGGGAATGTATAACCGAAGGATTTGGAATGTATCGCTCAATGTCTCCTAAATGGTTCCCTATTAAGGATTCTTTGTCAGAAACATCAAAAAACACTTTTAAGATTCTATATCCAATATTTACTGAAAGAATCATTGAAGTATCTACAAAATCAAACTTTACAAGTGAAGAAGAAAACCGTTTACATACAAATCTATCCAGAGGCTCTATGAAGCAAAAATGGGGTGCATTACCTGTTGCTGTTTGGCTTGCATTAGAAGCCAAAGGAAATGATGAAAACCTTATAAAATGGGTCAATAAAGGACCAGATGCCCTAATTCCATTAGCAGAAAAATACTTAATAGATGAAAGTAAAATAGCTTTTGATAAATTTTTAAATAACCATTAA